The Coccinella septempunctata chromosome 9, icCocSept1.1, whole genome shotgun sequence genomic interval AGGGCAGGGTGCAGCAGATGATCCTCAACACCGGCGCCAAGGTGAGAAAACCCACCCTAAAAGTCATAAGATTATTCGTTACTTAATTTTCAGTACACGGAGTACATGTCCAAACACAACACCCTGTTGATAGCTGCTAAACCGAAGGGGAACAAGTGCAAGAAGGCCAAGAACTGGAACATCCCCATCCTGAACCTGCAGTGGCTCACCGACATCCTGTTGGGTAACTACGGCGCGTTGCAGCAGATCGACAACGCCATCTATCAGCAGTTCACCGACCCGCCCAACTTCAGCTTCGACCCCAAGGTGTGTCCCAACATAATGCGTGAGTACCTCGATCTCAACCTTGAAACCCTGAAAACTTATCGTCGTTGCCCACAGACGGTTGGAAGATGCCGATAAACATATCCCAAGACACCTACGAGAAGGTTAAGAAGTCCACAGCTGAGGCCAAGAAGGGTAGACAGCTGGAGGTCGAAGAGGAAACGGACGATGATGACGACGACGACGATGACGATACGACCTCTGATGATGACGATAGCTACGACGAGGTGGACGAAGAGGGGGACGCCATGGTGACAGACCAGGGTACTGCGCAGAATCCGGAGTACAACATCATGTTCACCAGCATACCCTCATCCCTACAAGACTTGGTCGAGATCGTAAAGTAAGTTTGCTTCAAGATTCACCCTGTAAACGGCCATAATATTGAGCTATTTGTCCCTAGGAGCCTGGGGGGAAGCGTGACCAACGATGCCAACGCTTGCACGCACCTGGTGATGCAGGACCCGGAACGTACCATCAAGCTGTTGCTGTGCCTGCCCAGGCAGATACCAGTAGTGCCAGTCAAGTGGTTGCGGGACTCCAAGGCGGCCGGGAAATTCCTAGACCCCTCCCAGTACCCCTTCCAGAAGGTGGCCGGCTTCAATCGACGCTACAACTGCGATCTCAACGCCCTCTTGCGGAAGGAAAACCGCGATAAGGTCCTTCAAGGCAAGAGTTTCTGGGTGACGCCCAGGGTCTTCCCGAACGAACGCATGGTGCGCAGGGTGATACAGAGCTGCGGGGGGGTGGTGGAGGAGGTGAGGAGGACGGCCGCCCAGATCGAGGCGACCAATCAGACGGCGCCCCACAGTTACTTCATAGTGACGGTGGAGGAGGACGTGCATCTCACCGGCGATCTGCTGCGTAACAAGAAGGAGAAGGTCAAGTATATCTGCAACACTGAGCTGGTTTTCCACGCCGTTATGACGCAGAAGATCGTTGTGGACCCGTGGACGATCAACGTCAGGTCCTAGTTTATTTCTTTAAAAGACTGAAACTCGACGAAGTCTGGCAACGTCCGTTTTTTAACGAGATCTGCTGGCTTTGTTGGGACTGGAGGTTAGGTCGAGGGGACGCTCTTCGGTCTACTCCATAGGATACTTTCATGTTATAATGTTTTtggaaattataaatttttgaaatgaagctATTTTTTATTCTCCCACTCACTAACCGTATCTTCGTTACTTTTAATATCCCACAGTTGAAAATTCAAGCTTTATTTCTTGTTAATGACGAAAAACGGTTAACTGTGGCAACGTTGAAACGTCAATTTCCTAACCTAAAACGTCATCGATATTCAAAAAGTCCCAAGTCAATGTCGACAAGACGAAGACTATGTATGAAACatttgttgatataaatattGTAAAATATACCtttatgaaataataaataCAACATACGGTTTTCTCCCACTCATTTGCAAgccaaatttttcaattattttccttttatcgaaaaatttagtATTTCTGTGAACTGAACCACAGAAAAATTCATATGTCAGTTTGTCTGTGGTCAGTTCAAAGAATGGCGTCCGATGTTTGAGTCGTGTACATGTCAAAACAAACACTAATTTCGAGTAATAAACATAAGTGACACAAATATTTAAAATGCCCTATTAAGTTGAATTGATAACGCAAAATGGCCACAGCATTAGAGTCTCCGATGGGTGATAACGCCTGGATAGAATTCTGCGAGAGACACGCTAATGCGGCGGCACAGGATTTTTCCAAAAGCTGTGCCCACTTCATAAATCACAACTTGAGTGAACACAACAAGAATCTCCTAACACACAAGGACTTTTTACGGAAATTCATCGAGAGTTTTAGTGAACAATTCGAAGTAGATTACAACAGGAGGCAGTTGCAGGGTAGTAAGTCTGTGAATGGTAGCTTGAAGCATGAAGAAACCTCAGAGAATGAGGAAGGTTCCCCCAAAATGCAACACAAACCGTTTTTCAGAAGGTATTATTCAATTACTTCATTGAATGTCTTAATTTACAtcaatttattgttattttagGCTTAGTTTTAAAATGTTGCGAAGGGGGTTCCATAAGCAGCACTCGGATGAAATAGACTTAACACACAATAAAACAAAACTTGCCAAAATAGTTGTAGAATGTAGAAAAGAAGGAATCGTTAATTACTCAACTCCAGAGAGCTTGGATCAAACTGGTAGTCCCCAGAGATGGGAAAAATGCCGTTTAGCTCTAGTTAAAGCCGTAGGCGGATACATGTTGGAATTTTACTGCCCTCCCAAAAGTTCAAAGGTACCAATTTACACTTGATCCTGGTATTTCTCGAGATCTAAGAATATCTCTCTTGTTACAGCCAAGAAGTGGTGTTTTTTGTGCTCTTATAGTTGAAGTTAGAGAAACCACAGCGTTAGAAATGCCCGACCATGAGAACACGTTCGTTTTGAAGGCTGTTAACAATCTGGAATTCGTCATAGAAGCTCAGGACACAGACGATATGCGGTAAAATCCATCAATCCAATTACTGTCGAAATCTATGAATATTTCCTTGTAGGTCCTGGCTAGCCACTATAAAATACTGCATGAGGGCTACCTCCGGAACTGACGGCATGAGTGGCGATGGCATGACCAGAGACTACCAGGGTCACGCCCCCGAACTGCCTCCCAGACATATTCTGGGACGAGACAGACTTTCTTCCAGCAGTAACTTTGAGATTTGCGCCAATGAAGCTGCCCAAAGTAAGTAACGAAATTCGAACTCTTCCCACCATCATCATTCGTTTCTTTTGCAGCAATGATGGAGACCGACATTGGCCAAACTCTGAAGAAAGAATACTGGTTCCACGGTACTTTGGGCAGGTCCGAAGCTACACAATTGGTCCTGCACGGGGGCACGCAAAGTCACGGTCTGTTCTTGGTCAGACAGAGTGAGACGAGGACTGGGGAGTTTGTCCTCACCTTCAATTTTCAGGTAGACatagaattttatttcattcgctGTCAAGTGTCAATTGTCACTCATTTGTCACTTGTCATtcgacgattttttttaaatcgttTTTTTCCTGTCCAGGGGCGTGCTAAGCATCTGAGAATGACGATAAACGATCAGGGTCAGTGCAGAGTCCAGCACTTCTGGTTCCAGTCGATCTACGAAATGTTGGAGCACTTCCGCAACCAGCCGATCCCCCTGGAGAGCGGCGGTAACTCTGACGTCACCCTGACCGACTATGTGATCAATCAGAACGCCATGGGGGCCCTGCAGTCGTCTATGGAACGCAGGAACCAGTCGGGTCATCAAACGACAAACGGAGAGAGGAGGGTGCCTCCCATACCCGAAATCAGACAAGTGAGATGAAAAAGATATTATTGTTGTTGAACTCTGTAATTTAAGACAGTCTCTGCCATTTTTTCTATAACGATAGATCGGTGGATGTTCGTTGCATGTCGTTTGGTGCTGTGGTACCAGGGAAATGACGAATATTACGAATTTCGGGTCCTTAAAATGTGTTGTCGACGAGATAGAGATCCAAAGAATTGTGCAATTTACGTCGAAAGAGAGGTTTTGGCTGTGCTACAAACGCTTGCGATGTTTCGAATGCTTAACGATTTTGCTGGTACCACAAGAGCGTAGAATAAAATCAAATGCCTTTTTTTCAGTAATACAGTTTAGTTTTGTGTTCTTGTCGAAAGTTCTTCTACCTCGAATTCTCTATTTA includes:
- the LOC123319860 gene encoding SH2B adapter protein 2: MATALESPMGDNAWIEFCERHANAAAQDFSKSCAHFINHNLSEHNKNLLTHKDFLRKFIESFSEQFEVDYNRRQLQGSKSVNGSLKHEETSENEEGSPKMQHKPFFRRLSFKMLRRGFHKQHSDEIDLTHNKTKLAKIVVECRKEGIVNYSTPESLDQTGSPQRWEKCRLALVKAVGGYMLEFYCPPKSSKPRSGVFCALIVEVRETTALEMPDHENTFVLKAVNNLEFVIEAQDTDDMRSWLATIKYCMRATSGTDGMSGDGMTRDYQGHAPELPPRHILGRDRLSSSSNFEICANEAAQTMMETDIGQTLKKEYWFHGTLGRSEATQLVLHGGTQSHGLFLVRQSETRTGEFVLTFNFQGRAKHLRMTINDQGQCRVQHFWFQSIYEMLEHFRNQPIPLESGGNSDVTLTDYVINQNAMGALQSSMERRNQSGHQTTNGERRVPPIPEIRQVQTGNGSVRTQEPEVSNETPGRAVDNQYSFV